Genomic segment of Tiliqua scincoides isolate rTilSci1 chromosome 1, rTilSci1.hap2, whole genome shotgun sequence:
CTTTGGGTGTTTCAGAGCTAACCATTGCTGCTATTGATCGAACTGTGCAGCTGTACAATGGGGACATGGTATAAACAACTCTCTATTGCTGATTATGTTGTACCGCTGGGCAGTTCAATCCATATACTTTGAATTAATCTAAATACAGGTGAAGGCTAAGCAACTTTTCCTGTCATGACCCCAACTCCAGGCAGCAACCTGGCAACTAGTATAGATAGTGAGGGGCCAAGTGAGTCACAAGCACCAGAAGTTAAGCCTGGAGAGCTGCTAGTCCCTGATCCCAACACCAAGTCTGAGCTGAAACCCAGGAATGCCTCATACCTAAGCCCCTTGAGACTGCAGCTTCTGGGCCAGATTCTACTGAGGAACTCATACCCCTACACTCCAAACAGCCAACATAGGTTggtaggaatgaatgaaggagcAATGGAGCACTGGGCAGGAGATCAGACAGCTGTAATTTTAAGGTCCTTAATTTCCCAGAAAAGGGGGTAGATCAGAAGggacatatggggggggggggtagttagaTCCAATAAGTATAAAAGAGCTGACTTGGACAACAGATCTTGTTTGAGCAAGTTTTTCTGTTTAGAACGTCCTAAACTCCTGCAATTTGGGCCTGACCATATCCCCAACCTGATAGAGCCAAAGTACATGTTACATTAATGGTATAATTTAGCCCTCCATCTTCATTTTTTCACTGTAAATAGCAGCTGCAAAGTGAGCAATCAGGGTGGGGACTGCAAAATGCAGGGAAGAGAAAGTTTAACTCTTCCTCTGCAGAGTGATCCTGATGGAAGTCCCCCTCCCTCAAGCTAGTGTTTGCCCCTCCCTCAAGCTCGTGTTTGCTTTGGAAAGTAAGGTACCATTTGTTTAACATGGAGTTTGGCTTTGACTGACAGACAATAGCTGGGTTGGCTCCTCTGCCCAGAGCTTGCTTGCAGTTGCTTGCAGACAGACAATGCATTTCAGTGCTTCTATCTCATCATGATCAATAGTAGGAAAATGTGTATCTACAAAAGCTGATTTTGTTCTGTTGGCACTTGTGTGTCAAATCAatataaatagataaaataagTCATTTTAGAGGGCATTTTTAAAGGGTCATGAGCAAAGTTTAATTTGGGAGGAAGAAGCACAGATCAAATAAAGTTaagcttaagaaaaaaaatattcaaatctACTATTTCTGTTGGCTGGGTAAATTTTAGAACTCCTAGAAATTTTAGAACTATTCCTGTAGGCAGAGTAAATTTGAGAtttacggtccctcaccaaaggctactgaaaaaactccacagtcagggaattagaggacaggtcctctcatggattgagaactggttggaggccaggaagcagagagtgggtgtcaatgggcaattttcacaatggagagaggtgaaaagcggtgtgccccaaggatctgtcctgggaccggtgcttttcaacctcttcataaatgacctggagacagggttgagcagtgaagttgctaagtttgcagacgacaccaaacttctccgagtggtgaagaccagaagtgattgtgaggagctccagaaggatctctccagactggcagaatgggcagcaaaatggcagatgcgcttcaatgtcagtaagtgtaaagtcatgcacattggggcaaaaaatcaaaactttagatataggctgatgggttctgagctgtctgtgacagatcaggagagagatcttggggtggtggtggacaggtcgatgaaagtgtcgacccaatgtgcggcagcagtgaagaaggccaattctatgcttgggatcattaggaagggtattgagaacaaaacggctagtattataatgccgttgtacaaatatatggtaaggccacacctggagtattgtgtccagttctggtcgccgcatctcaaaaaagacatagtggaaatggaaaaggtgcaaaagagagcgactacgatgattacggggctggggcaccttccttatgaggaaaggctacggcgtttgggcctcttcagcctagaaaagagacgcctgaggggggacatgattgagacatacaaaattatgcaggggatggacagagtggatagggagatgctctttacactctcacataataccagaatcaggggacatccactaaaattgagtgttgggcaggttaggacagacaaaagaaaatatttctttactcagcgtgtggtcggtctgtggaactccttgccacaggatgtggtgctggcgtctagcctagatggctttaaaaggggattggacaagtttctggaggaaaaatccattacggggtacaagccatgatgcgtatgcacaaactcctgattttagaaatgggttatgtcagaatgccagctgcaagggagggcaccaggatgaggtctcttgttatctggtgtgctccctggggcatttggtgggccgctgtgagatacaggaagctggactagatgggcctatggcctgatccagtggggttgttcttatgttcttatgagattggTGAATTTTAGTctgctataatttttttttttaaggtaagaAGCAAGTCCTGAAAAAACTAAAGAGAAAGATGCTGCCTAAATTAATGTTCATCAAACTGTAGTTTGTGTATTTTAGGACAGGATTAACATGAACTGAATTTGAGTTATGAATTTGTGAACTTTGGAATCTGTTCATTCACCTCTTTGGTGATATCCCACCGTTGAACACCTCCTATTCTTTCACAGAAAAGCAATTCGAAAGTGTTATACAGAAATAAAAATAGAAGATCTATTATTAACTGGCAAACCTTTGTCTTCCAGGAAGAACACCAGCTAGAGAAAAAGAAGTGTCAAGATCTTGAAAAGATGGGGCTTCAAGGTTTCTAGATTGAAACATCCTTGTGAACTTTTGGAATGGCAGAATTTTAAACTCTGAAACCACCTAAGGCAGTGAGCAATTTGGGTAGGCCAGAGGAGATGAATCACACAAACTTCACTTCAGAAGCCAGCATGGCTGTCAAATCCAAAACAGTCACTGAAAACATGCTTATTACCCTGACTCTGTCCATCATTACAACCTTGACGACGCTGCTGAACTCCTCTGTCATTTCGGCCATTTGCACAACTAAGAAACTCCACCAGCCTGCAAATTATTTGATCTGTTCGCTGGCTGTCACAGACTTACTTGTGGCTGTTTTGGTCATGCCCTTGAGTATTACTTATATAGTGATGGAAAGATGGACTTTGGGATACTTTCTCTGTGAAATATGGCTGAGCATAGACATGACCTGCTGCACATGCTCAATACTCCACCTTTGTGTAATTGCACTGGACAGATACTGGGCAATTACAGATGCTATTGAATACGCCCAGAAGAGAACTGCGAAGAGAGCTGGACTTATGATAGGCACTGTATGGACTATATCCACGTTTATTTCCATGCCTCCCTTGTTTTGGAGACACCATCGCAGCAGCAGCAATTCCACCGAGTGTCAGATTCAACACACCCACGTTATCTACACCATCTACTCCACATTTGGAGCATTCTACATCCCCTTGACACTCATACTGATTGTCTACTACAGGATTTATCACGCTGCGAAGCATCTTTATCAAAAACGGGGGTCAAGTCGACACCTCAGCAGCAGGAGCAATGACAGCCAAAACTCTTTTGCGAGCTGCAAGCTCACACAGACATTCTGTGTGTCCGACTTCTCCACGTCTGATCCAACCACGGAGTTTGATAGAATTAATTCAGTGAGGAGTCCTACTTTTGACCATGACCTGGATTTGGTTGGGGACCGCCAACAGATTTCCAGTATACGGGAGCGAAAAGCCGCACGCATTCTCGGGCTCATTTTAGGCGCATTCATTTTATCTTGGTTGCCCTTTTTCATTAAGGAGGTCATTGTGGGCATTGGGCTTAGCACAGTGTCCTCTGAGGTGGCTCACTTTTTGACTTGGCTTGGTTATGTGAATTCTCTTATCAATCCTCTCTTGTATACTAGTTTTAATGAAGATTTTAAACTTGCCTTTAAAAAACTCATTAAGTGTTGGGAACACTCTTAAAAACAACTTCAGACAGATACAAATGTGACTTATTGGCCTTAAATATGAAGGAATAAATGAACCTAGCAACCTGTATGAGgttttttgtatgtgtgtatgcAAAAGAGGGGCAGACACACAGAGAGTGTGTGTATTTTGCCTATAAAAATACATTTGCCTGCCTTTTAAAGCTTAATTTCTCTCTAGCCTATAAATCTGTCCTGCTGTTTTCTATCTCTTTGTACTGTGAGTACATGAGTTTCTATACCATGACTTTCAAATATATTTTATGACatagattttctttcttttcttaaagAAGATACATGCAAAATACAGCTACAGCTCAGCTCAAAAATTATGTCTAATGCTGCATGCTAgagacacttacctgggagtaagtcccactgaactcagttcaTTGAACTTActagtgagtagacatgcatgggattgtaatGCAAGTCATTTTTACAAATGGTGTCAGTGGAATcctttgcctccttcccagcTTTCCCTCAGGCAGGCACACATTTCAGTGCAGGCAGATCCACCTGCTCTGTGAAGGAGTACCTTAACATAATTTTTCTAGAATTTTTCTAACATTATAAACAGTTAACACACACCAGAAATCACAATATAAGTCCTACATAGGACTGTGTTTTAATCAAAATATATTGTAGGCAAtatagagttaaaaaaaaaaatccaagtcatGACACCAGTCCCTAAGAAAGAAATTAGAAGTCAATATTGCTATCCTTTAAAACAGGAGAGTCACATTTTCCATGCAGAATTATGGAGCTAATATACTGCATTTCACGTGCGGGTCCTAATTCTCATTCATTATGAGATCTGCTACTGCAGGCTCAGAAAGGATGTTAATTTTTCTTTACAGCTGTTTCCACATCTGTGCTGAAAGCTTCAGCAACTGTTCTGTAAACTGTAATATTCAGTAACAACAATATGTGATCTCTGGCATCTGTTTCCTCCCAAACAGCTAATTAGCATCTGGCCTAAGGCTGTACATAATTAAAACTAAGAAGATGTTTATTCTTTGCCAAACGGCTTGAGATTACCTGATTAAAATATCAGCTAAGTACAAAGGCATATTTTTTAAAGAGTGACAACAATGGATAAAGATATACATTTCCTCTTCACTGCTCCGGTTCAAACCAATGATGAAAAGTAATAGTTGAATTCAGGCATGACCTCTAAAAGGTTTTGTAGACAATCCATATAAGCATTTGTCACAGGGCAACTGACACGACCAAGGACACTGCTTGGCAGTTTGGTGCTTGGCAGTGACCTCATCATCAAGCTCTGGGGGTGGCTGGGATAGTGGCTGCCCAGCCATCGTAGGGAGGAGTTGGTGAGTGGCTGAGCTTCAGGCAGTGAGACagtaggggagggtggaaggaagagaaagagtggAGAAACTTGAGGGAAGTGTACGAGAGCAATGTCAAGCAGAGTGAACAGAGATTATTGGAGTGGTACGTTGAGGGaaaaggcagaaggaaaaagatCAGTGGTAGGTTTGAAGAACCGGGTACAAAAGTTAAGAGAGGAAGGAAAAGCCAAGATGGGGAGGCTGAGACACTAGGAAAGTATTGAAATGAGAAGAGAAGCAGGAAAAACACAGATGGGGAGACCTAGGAAGGCAGATGGGGAGATGGGACTAGAGGAGTTGGGGAAAAGAAGTGAGAGACAGAAAAGAAAGAGGCCAACTAAGCAGCTATGAGAATGGAAGTTCCTGCCAACACCAGGGTAGTGGTGAGTGTGAGCCAAACACCTGCTTAACGTTGACGCTCAGGAGAAGGAGCCTTCCTGTAAGAAGGGAGTCCAAGAAGGTGACTGCTCTGGGTTGGGTAGTTTGTGCAAACTGGACCTGTACAAAGAGGCAAGGAAGTATATTGCCCCTGTGAAAGAGTGTGACTAAGAATAAAGAGGCTTGAGTTATGCAATTAAAGAAGTGCAGACAGCAATTCTGCAGACAATACATCAGGGATGTCCTTTCCTGATTTCTACAATGCCTTGGTGGAAGGAGGGATATGAGGACAACAGCCTGGCTCTGccagaaacaggaaaaaaaatcctgttttgaGGCAACTGCGTAGAATTTAGTCCGCACGTAATAGATTGGGGAATAGTGTTGCTTCTACAGGGATGGTTGTGTTGTTGGTCTGCTCCctttagtgtttcccaaactgcaaCTCTAAATACAGGGTTTTTTCTGTCTTGACTGCAACTTTTTTTTGACTGCAACTCTAAACACAGGGCTTTTTATGTCTTGTGACCCATGGAGCTGATACAtgttgatgataatgatgatgatctgGAGTGCCAAGAGGGGAGCTGCAAAGGGCTTCAATTCCATCTGTGCAGCCATGCAGCTTACAGTAAATGCTGTTTCCCATGACCCTCACAAATATCCATGCCACCCTTGTTTGGGTTGAGACTCCTtgcttgggaaccattgctttcaAGCCTAAGTGAAGGATGTCTTGGCACAACATATGAAATGCTcagccttgtttaaaaaaaaaaaaaaaaggactcacAGAAGAGGTAAAGTCTGCTACTTTCAAGGCAAGCATAGATGTGCTGCCTGGAATGAAGTTCACACAGCCCTTCTCCAAACTTATGACTAGGTTACAAGGTTTGGGTGGGTCAGGAGGAATTTTATCCCCCatcagcagtgacatcacagaTGTTATCAAATAAGCATCCTTGAGGGGAGACATCTGAATTATGTACGATGTTTGAACATATTCATTGTGCTATAAGTGGATTTTCTGGAAAGCCCTAAACGTTAGCTTTCAATTAGTAAACTTAGAAAAAGTTCactctaaataaaaaaaaatagaaaaggaaTTCCAGTGGAGCACTGAGAACAGGCATCTAATTTTGCCTCCTATGGTTATCTGCAATGTATCTACAGAAggtgcctcacaaaacttttcaTTTTAACTAGTGGCACAAACAGTGGGAAGTAAAGCCTGGAACAGGAGCTTACTTCAAAATACAAAGTATTACCTGATATCTTACTTCCAAAGTGGTTTTAATCCCAGTTGTGCAGCTCCCTACCCATGCCCTATCTTTGGGAGAAGAAAAGCCTTCCAACTGAAGTTTTTTCAAGTAAAGACGGCAAGCAGGGGTGCACGATTGGGATCAAAGCTACCTTGGAAGCAAAGTACTAATGCCCTCCACTCTCCATCACAGTTTCTTCATTTTTTCAAGCCCTCCTCTtgctatttataaataaaacCGGCAGTATTGTGCCATTAGGTATATGTCTAGTTTGACTGTTAGTTTTCCCTCTCAGCCAGCATTGCCAACTTTTTATGGGCCCCCAGCTCCAGTGCTTTTAACAACAATT
This window contains:
- the HTR1E gene encoding 5-hydroxytryptamine receptor 1E: MNHTNFTSEASMAVKSKTVTENMLITLTLSIITTLTTLLNSSVISAICTTKKLHQPANYLICSLAVTDLLVAVLVMPLSITYIVMERWTLGYFLCEIWLSIDMTCCTCSILHLCVIALDRYWAITDAIEYAQKRTAKRAGLMIGTVWTISTFISMPPLFWRHHRSSSNSTECQIQHTHVIYTIYSTFGAFYIPLTLILIVYYRIYHAAKHLYQKRGSSRHLSSRSNDSQNSFASCKLTQTFCVSDFSTSDPTTEFDRINSVRSPTFDHDLDLVGDRQQISSIRERKAARILGLILGAFILSWLPFFIKEVIVGIGLSTVSSEVAHFLTWLGYVNSLINPLLYTSFNEDFKLAFKKLIKCWEHS